ATAGAATTCTATCTAAATTTTCCAAAACCTTGCTGTTGACCAATGGTATACCATTCACTTTGATCTTAGCTCCTGGACTTCCAGGCTTGATTTCAACTTCACCATCACTGTTTGAAACTATTGCATGTTTCTTCTGGATGCTAAAACAAGGAAACAGACATATGccatttttaaacttaaaatgtATGAAAATGATTCCCTGAGGTTGAAAAAGCTCCCAAATTCTTAACCAGTAAAATCAATTCACATGCACTTTAACGAACCCAGTTCATCAATTAAGATGAGTATGAgtaggtggggggggggggggtgtcgTGTTTACCCCAGTCagctggttcacaaaatagcccctgtgtCACGGATATCTGATAGGGCAGTGATTATTTTTACTATTGGTAAACCTtggcctaaagacataaaataaaatgaaaataaacacaTTCGGTATACTAGACTTTTCAGAAAACCTGAAATCCCAGCCCAAGGGTGTTCGGTATTGGGAAAGTTGACTGGACTCCCAAATACCTTATTAAATCAACAAACAAGagtcaaatacagtattttgaatatattttttatttcttgctACCTAAATATACCACATttgttataaacattttttttaagatTAAAAAAGTTGTAgttccaaaaaaaaatatttaaaatacattaccTCAAACCATTAAGTGTAATAGTTGGTTGAGGGTCAGCATCTTTACGTCCGAACGTTGTTTCACTAGAGCCAAGGAAATGACAAACAACTCCTGACAATTGTGGATCTTCATTTAGGTTCAATAAATGTGGTTCTTTCTTCTTTCTACTTGCGGTCAAATCTCTTTCATTATTTTCACTTACATCCTCAGCCCTTTGTTGTTCAAgcttttacaaaataaataatatatctttcatgtttatataataacaatCTCCGTTAACAGTAAGTCTGTTCAGGCTACAATCGACTTTCTTACTTCTTATTACAAACCTTACTCAATGATGTCATTGCTACATTTTTACATTTCTGTTTAAACTGAAGGTTTTGTGAATAGAAAACTTAGTAGCAAAGGTATTTTAAGTTAACAATTTATAATAGCACCCTTTGCAAAAAAACAACCTATGTTTCATATAAGTTTCGTATATCGCGTCGTTTCATATAAAAACGTATACGAAAGACAGGAAGTAAAACAGGAAGTTAATTGCAGTATACGGCCGTATACGATCAGTATACGCTCGTATATGACCCACATACGGCTCGTATATGACCCGTATACGGCCGTATATTACTCGTATACGGCTCCTATATGATCCGTATACGACTCGTGTACGAGACGTATACGACTACTTGACCACAAAACCTCCATTAACTGTCTAATCTAAACAAATTCCCGAATTAATTACAATTGTATGAAACGGAGTATTATCACTTGTTGCAATTAAGACCGAAACAACAACGACAATACGCCGATCGGCTGCTTACGCAAAGCAAGGATTTCCCTTTTTAAAGTTCTTTAGAAACACCACGAGTCGTCGCTCAAGCGGgaagagtaggcctagtctagcctACTACATGAACACTGTAGGCTTACTAATGCATTGACGTCAAACAAAAaattacgtaagggcaaaattcgctAAATCGTTTTATAAACGTTTTACTCAAAAGGTACAtaaagcagggagttgtaaaattatttattattattttacaactccctgcatAAAGTTACTTTCAGtagtgattttaaccacctaatttatatattaattaaattcattTGTTATACAGAACCTGTATTAAGGGTACACATTCGGAATCCAAACAAATTGAGTAAATTTCCCtagtaaattaatataattaggcctatttggtattttttgtttgtatagaGGTTTCCCAGAAGGAGGGGTTATACTGTAATTAGTTATTTAGGTTAAATAATTTGCTCcgaacattttaaaacatacacaGTACGGTACTGGATTCTGTTCTTAAGAACATTTACAAAGAACGATTGAGCGTCGAAACTATAAATAGACGATGGAGAATAATTATACGATACGATGAATCAATACATGAACCAACTGAACTTCTAAATATAGTGTTCGGTTAATCGTACAAAAGGATGCCGACCTCTAACCCGGCCCTCCGTGTTGTTATCTCGGCGCGTTTGAAGCTGATCGACTCGAATTTTTTTTAACCTAACAATAATTGTAACAAGTTTGTACAGTAATGGTTCATAAACACAACATCGATCAAAACAGTACTGGTTTATACTATggtttaaacataataataaccgAATTTACACaatgtattacattttgaaTGTAGTCCTACAGTGTTAGGTTAAATTCTCTTTGTggctaatataggcctacattcaaacattatttgtttgtttctttaatttaaataactGCATTTCCGCCTTGTATAGGCCCACACATTAAATAGGGtgggtttagtattttttttattaatttgtttgttaattaGCATAACATAATGTATCATAAATTATCGTATGACGAATGTTgtttagattttttattttttcctgaaaataaatataaatacatagaaTTGACCAGGCTTTTAGGCTTTCTGGTAAGGTAGAATGCAgaacaatttcaataatttcagCAGAAAAGAGGAAACACCGTAAACTTTGTAATTCTGTGCCGCGCTTGCAGACAGCACggcattttaacaaaaacctatttaattgaagcaaaacaaaacaatgtacagtacgTTGTTATTGTATGTcttgtattgtatattgtattgatCTTTAACAGCTTGGACGTGTTTGTCCACAAAAAACGTTTTCACTTTGTGTATCCGGTGATGATTTGACCACCAGAGAAACGTTCAAAGGAAAACAACACCTCACGCGGAAAGCACATCGGGGTGATAGGATTTCCCCATTTAGGCCTACACCACTCGATCAAAACCGCAACACCGGCGTTCAACGCCCGTCTTTATTCAACAACTGTGCGTGGTTACACACCGTTGCGGTGATGTAAAAACTTCCAGGGTAGGCTTACTTCGGCCCTGTCCCCCAACCCTTCGGGGCGTTGAAGCAGCGCGAGTTAATCGAGTGACACAGTAGGCCTGTGATTTTTACCTAATAAAACCATATCAATTTTACTTTGAGTATGCCCTTCGTCTTAATATGGCCTTTTGCAATGCTATTCAAAAACCCTGAATACAGTTTAATGCAATCTCATCAATTACGTTAGTTAAAAGCAAGGAAAAGAGGCTACTAAAGTATCATCAGTACAActtttataataggcctatacatgatGTTATATTCTCCAAACATCATCACGCGATTTAATATAGCcttctaataatatataatacaaaataataatgtgttttacGGTAGGTATTGTTAGggtttatttaattgatttatccAAAGGAAATTTACtgacaaaaatgacaatacGAGTATCAGTGGATTAGTGATTGGTTTTGTAGATTAAGAGTAATCatgtatttaaattacatgTTGTACTTGTTATATTTGGAGAAGGAGAAGGAGGGGAATGAATGAGTTTTATTACATGTTACCGTATGTGTAGATTAAGTATGTTTTTGTCTATCTTGTGCTTTCATTTATTAccgtatatatttttgttggaCGCACCTTCAAAATgtgaagtgtgccactgttacaaAAGTAAAGTTccgaaataaattattattattattattattattattattattattattattattattattattattatttaaccatCCCGCAACTGACTTTAGTTACTGGAGAGTAAAGAATGGTTATAATCCAACTAATTACCTATTTTCCCCAAAAATGTCAAAGATCATCATTGTAATCTAATTTCATCTAAAGTAGTGAATACTTTGGTATTCATAACATTTAGAACAAAGTATTCTTCTCGAAATCATTTCCGAAATTAATAGATTATTAGAGTTTATTTCGGAATACCTTTGAAGATCAACATTGGCGGTTAGAGTCTAAGAACGCGTTGAAGCAAATCTAACTGTCAGTTGTTTATATGCCCAAGCAAAATCAGAAAGGGCTTTTGATGTGCATTATATAAACACGGCATTGCTCTCATTCACTCATtgcattatttattacaaatcaCAAACAACCTTTGCCTGAACAAAAATGAGCACTCGTGAAAATAGTCAGGAGAATGGGCCGTGGATTGATGTTATGAAAGCGAAATATGGGAATCAACCCTTATACGCAGGGTCACAGATTTCCACGGTAGACAGCCTGAGTTTGCTGATGGCATATTGCCTTGAGCACAACGCAACAGAACGTAATATATCTaatattttagatataatacaaCTTCATTTGCCAAAGGAATCAACAATTCCAAAACATCTAAGGTCGTACTACTACCTAAAACAAGATTACGACATAGggaaaaaagaaacaattaacAAACATCCCATATGTAGTCATTGCGGCTATCTGTCGGAAGATGGGATGGATGCAACAAGTTGTTCTATGTGCAAGAGGTTGGGTACATTTACCAACGAATCTTATTTTATCACATTGGACATCAAAAGCCAACTAGAAGAATTATTTAAAGGTAAGTTTGAATTTCTTTCGTCTTGCCTTTATACTCGTTAATATTTACTACAcgtgtataatatacagtattaggGCAATTTAAGGAGTATGAATTGtaaataaaactgaaattgTAAACCGCAAATTCTTGATGAGCGAGGATGAactaataatatgtatttttgtactatacttaggcctacaaaactccGAACGTTCACTTtctaaaaatttattttgatcaTGTCACTTATTGCCAATTGTTTGCACGCACCCTTTGTGAAATTGAATAGTTATATAGTAGGATTGCCATATAATGTGGGGCTTTTGGTTAATATTTGTCTTCTTTTTACCCAGATCCTGCCGTGGTAAAGGGATTGTCTGTCAATAAAACATCGGAAGATGGGGTAATTCGGGACATTTATGATGGAGAAATATATAAACGCCGAAATACTTCAACGGACACATTGTTGCTAACATTAACTTGGCATTTTGACGGTGTGAGTGTATCCAAAAGTTCGAAGCAGTCGATTTGGCCTCTTCATGCGGTCATAAATGAACTGCCACCAAAAAGAAGGTAGATTTTTGTGGGCTTTTTTATTCACTCACTCTCCCCTTTACCGCTGGACCACTGTTCCTCATGTAACCGCATTTTAAAACTTAGATTAACTATTTTGATGTTTAATGTTACAGGTTCAATAAGAATCGTATTCTTATGTTTGGCCTATGGTCTGGAGACAGTAAGCCTCAAATGCCATCGTTCATGATACCATTGACGCCCATTATTAACGATCTGTATAACAATGGTAAGAAATATAATTTGTTGTAATGTTTACGTTTCTTTCTCTTAATTTACGAGTTTGCGCCAGTGTTGGTCAAACATTGTATTTGTAACGTGTTGTTccaataatcaaaatattagaAAGCAGAAAAGGTGTTCGTTTACCACGGACTAAcactttataggcctactgtattaattaGGTTAGTGGCCGGAACTAAACACCGTAGCGTAGGGATGATTTCCGGACAccatgttatttatttaagcCTATTAAATTCCTAGAAATGCATATCGGTCCGTGGAGATCGGTCCATGAACTATTTTCCACTATTATATGTTCGCGCAACTcaaaagcgtcagcttatacgcatgcgtattcatttTCCAATTTCCAAATCCCACTCTTAGGAGGCATGCGTCGTGTAAGCTGAGCTGAGGTGGTGAGGTGATGATTCGCGCAGCGCAAACAAATTCGCCTTTCCGATTTTTCGGAACATGAATACgcaatactgtagtataaaacCTTGCGCCTACATTGCTGGTTTGCTTATCGTTTCCAGCAAATTTTGTCAAATCGTATAACATATGACCGGAGTGGGGGTTTGGGGTGTAGACTTCCTCCAAGTGTTAGAACGAAGACGACTAACagataacattaataataatagttaggCTAGACTAGAGGCCCTCCATCGGCCCTACTTTGTCTCTACGTTCTGAACTAGGCCTACACTCTTTTTGGCCCTAGACTAGTCACTAGTGGTGGTGTATGTAAGCTAGTGTTTTAGTGCGACTAGGCCTATGTTAGACAAGTAACTAACtaaagtaataattaatatagtataacctagctaggcctaggcctagatatagAGACAGCATAAAACAAAGAAGGTggtataaaattacaaatatcTATGATTATTTAGTATAGTAGCATGTATTTTGAAGTTGATTCTTTTTAGTGGTTTAACACAGTGTAAACTATAGGTAGGGATACCGAGAGCTGACTCCATTTTCATTACCACGATTAAACAGCGCGCACGTTACTATGCGCGCAATGTCATTGACGCGGTGTTTTTTTACTTTGGTAAACACTTTTTATTAGGTAATtgttctgaaaataaataaattataaatatatccttttgagtatatatttatttacctattattctataagatcaagtattttttatttccatttcattcaaccaaaaatgtgAATATAGTGGTTAAAAGATCGTTATCGCCTAGCGCGTATAGCTTTTGTTTACTACGAAACCCTCGGAAGGCTCAATGACCTACCATTTCAACcttatttttgtagttgagcctcttatgacctcaaaatgttttttattcctacaccaagataatatagttccacATACCATGTGCTTGTtactaagaaaaatattaattttaactgctaaaaaaacaattttatcccgatatgaggcctttatgaTTCGAATATTTCATAGTAACAACccatataccataaaaaatatccgtttagtccattttttaaataatttttgaaaaattccgaggggctcaactacaaaaacgcCATTTTATGGTATGATGTCATCGCAAGCCAATCAAACCTCCGCTCCGCAAGTcccacggttgaacgattttggattctcgccctttgattggttgacgccaTTCAACACACAGCGGAATAATTTTCTCGCGAGTGCCGTGAAGTCACATGGTGTCAGGCCTGTCCAATTACACAGGAAAATAATGCATTGAAATTCTTCGAACGAGGTTAAATAAACACTCttttttatacaataaataagtaatatcatattttattgaattttacaatgttgatatataaaatatgttactTAAAATcgtgattttatataattatttttacgaaaaatgactagttcatacaattgtcgactgagggcgcaatttgtttatatcgttcgtggctaaaaacgatcattttcggcgatgttttaaaccctatatttcgaaaagtacaagtcatattttcataattctttctttattataatattgatacaaaatactaacaggcaatgtataatttgtttgaaaaatattaacttttaattttacatcgttatccctactataggcctaggttATGTAAATTTATGACATTTTATGACATGACaacttttaaattaacaatttattaaacaattgttaacattttaaacatttttttcaaacttcACAATTTGCTTGATGAGTTTGCcagttaaatttaaaacattataatttatcgtaacatttaaaatacactGTAATTGACCGCTTCATTGGTTCCTTTATTACTCAAAATAAACCATTGAATTGTGGTTTGAGAGTGATTACAACAgctaaaattgtttatttgccTTTTTAATTATGTCTGCTGCCTTTGTCTTGATTTTCTTTGTAACACTTTGTATGgctaattgtttatatctcatttatatactgtacttatgcATAGTACTGTAGTTATAATTGTTGTCTGCCTTTGGAATTATTGTTCATTCCTAATGATGCTCAAAAAATAAAGATCAAAATGTTGAATCATGGCTTCCccgtattatttaatatttttattaatcagTTTTAGATATTAACATGATTTCCCACATGATCAATAATATAGCTTAATTATCTCAATAGTAATAGTTTATGattaatttttgtattattctcctttgttttaaaatatttcaaatgagTGACTGACACATACATGTACCTATAGACTCCCATTAGTCATAAGTTTAACCAAAATGATAAAAGTTTAGTAATGCTGCCATCAGATTCTTAAAAACGTCATCTTGAATCTActgttttattttgtgttttatgttatagatattttatattgtcaattgtttattttaaataggaATAAGCATCGGTGGACGTGAAGTTAAGGTTTTATTCCATGTAGGGACCATGGATTTGTTGGCCATGTGTTTGACCAAAAACATGCAACAGTTTAATGGCAAACATGGCTGTGGAATGTGTGAAGTGTCTTCTGTCCGCGTACCTAAAGGAAAGGGAAGCGTATCTGTATATCCATGGATTCCTGCCAAACCCAAACTGCGTACTGCCAATGACATGATGGAGCAGGCAAAAGAAGCCATGCAAACTAAAGACTGTGTAAGTAGACCAATagtttttttatagaaaagtaGTTTAGGTAGGGTTTGTTTTTTGGCagttatttaaacaattaaatttacctttatttttattttatttcctagGTCAAAGGAATAAAGGGATATACTATGCTATCCAAGATAACATATATCGACCCAGCTACAGACATTGTAGTCGATTACCTTCATGGTGTTTGTTCTGGCTTGATGAAGAGCATGCTAAAAGTGTTGTTATTTGATCGCAGCAAACCGTGCTACATTGGTGATCAGATGACCGAGCTGGATGCGCGTTTGTGTGCAATCAAACCTACTGACTGTATTACTAGAACACCAAGGTCGATTGGAGAAAATTTTGCAGATATCAAAGGTTAGGCCGAACTAttgactttattttattatacatattgcAGTTTTTAATCTTgtgtaaactaaaaaaaaaaaaactcttctATTTTTTCAAGGGATAAGCTAAAGCTGTTCCTGTGTTGGGTTTAAGGAACACGAAAATAAGAAAGTATATATTATGtgtactgtattgttttttattaattttgatgTATAACGatattaattgattatattttCAGCGGCTGAATTTCGTGCCTTCCTCATATATTATGGATGTGCCGTTTTTAAGGGTATCTTGCCAGAAGAGTATTATGTCCATTTTTGTTTGCTTTCATcttcaatttatattttaatgcaaGAAGAAATTACCCAAAATGAATTGGCAGTGGCAGAGACCAACTTACAAAAGTTTTATTACTTGTTCACTGACCTGTACGGTAAGTATTTTTAAGAGAATTGAAGAAACTATCTAGtgttattaaaacaaacaaaaaacagtcCTATTTAGTAATGTTTAACAACTTTTCACATCATtgtatggttttaaatttaataaaaacaatatttctcaCATCAATACTGATGTTAGAAACATGTAGTAATAGATCAATATGCCTCTTTTGTTTTTGCAGGTAAAGAAAATTGTACCATAAATTTGCACAACACCTGTATGCATCTTGTGGATTGCGTAAGAAATGCAGGCCCTTTGTGGGCATTTGGGTGTTTTGCATTTGAAAGCAATTGCGGACAGATGGCCAAATTTGTACGTGGCACTCGACATTGTGGGATGCAGGTAAAGCAATTGTttcagatttatttttttaaaatgtatatataatataacttgcactgatgaagggctagtgttggcCAAAAGCTTAGCTAATTTTAAtggatatttattttttatctccattgagatccagccacagcATTGAAATTTGTTCGATAATTTGCCTTTGAAATAACTAAGCTTTCACTTTTCAGAAATTGTGCCTCCTTCataatatttcattcattttatttatat
This region of Antedon mediterranea chromosome 8, ecAntMedi1.1, whole genome shotgun sequence genomic DNA includes:
- the LOC140057030 gene encoding uncharacterized protein, which codes for MSTRENSQENGPWIDVMKAKYGNQPLYAGSQISTVDSLSLLMAYCLEHNATERNISNILDIIQLHLPKESTIPKHLRSYYYLKQDYDIGKKETINKHPICSHCGYLSEDGMDATSCSMCKRLGTFTNESYFITLDIKSQLEELFKDPAVVKGLSVNKTSEDGVIRDIYDGEIYKRRNTSTDTLLLTLTWHFDGVSVSKSSKQSIWPLHAVINELPPKRRFNKNRILMFGLWSGDSKPQMPSFMIPLTPIINDLYNNGISIGGREVKVLFHVGTMDLLAMCLTKNMQQFNGKHGCGMCEVSSVRVPKGKGSVSVYPWIPAKPKLRTANDMMEQAKEAMQTKDCVKGIKGYTMLSKITYIDPATDIVVDYLHGVCSGLMKSMLKVLLFDRSKPCYIGDQMTELDARLCAIKPTDCITRTPRSIGENFADIKG